The Ovis aries strain OAR_USU_Benz2616 breed Rambouillet chromosome 11, ARS-UI_Ramb_v3.0, whole genome shotgun sequence genome window below encodes:
- the ENGASE gene encoding cytosolic endo-beta-N-acetylglucosaminidase isoform X1, with product MEAAGTGTRTAARRQERRMRAPTTLEKQRDQRPAGRLTRRRIEEDQEEAVFREVVSFTADPLPVRYYDKDTTRPISFYLSSLEELLAWTPDAEDGFNVASGPPECRQPPLSSQRPRTLMCHDMMGGYLDDKFIQGSATQTPYSFYHWQYIDIFVYFSHHVVTIPPVGWTNAAHRHGVCVLGTFITEWKDGERLCEAFLAGDERSYRAVADQLVLIAQFFRFDGWLINIENSLSLAAVGNVPHFLRYLTSQLHQQVPGGLVLWYDSVVSSGQLKWQDELNEQNRVFFDSCDGFFTNYNWREEHLERMLGQAGERLADVYVGVDVFARGNVVGGRFDTDKSLELIRKHGFSAALFAPGWVYECLEKGDFFRNQDKFWSLLERYLPTHSICSLPFVTSFCLGMGTRRVCYGQEEAVGPWYHPSAQEIQPLFGEHRLEGDGQGWVKTHCCLEDAWNGGSSLLIRGLIPPKVGNVAVRLFSLQVPVPPKIFLSLVYKLEGTSAVGVALELTTGDAGSCHVGGISVLSAETSTRRSPRPLRVPPTKLAKWVGRCGQQLSGGWVQRCYEVNLRGCLLQDLFVSFSRPPGSQKEENFICRLGELQVVDANSLLTPLPQVQALTVSHVRWQPAASEWEGGPARLRLSCTLHWAYLLPRVRCFRIHCCRGSEGGSPSSGPSEPGRPRLLGLAFVNRYRIVGLAVAAAEPGQDGRVEFLVEPVPKEGFPVPRAEWGRVAMLYSMPRT from the exons ATGGAAGCGGCAGGGACAGGGACCCGGACGGCGGCGCGGCGGCAGGAGCGGCGGATGCGGGCGCCCACGACCTTGGAGAAGCAGCGGGATCAGCGGCCGGCAGGGCGGCTGACCCGGAGGAG AATTGAAGAGGATCAAGAAGAAGCAGTCTTTCGAGAAGTGGTCAGTTTTACCGCAGACCCTTTGCCAG TTAGATATTATGACAAGGACACCACCAGACCCATCAGCTTTTACTTGTCTTCCTTGGAGGAACTCTTGGCGTGGACACCCGATGCGGAGGATGGCTTCAATGTGGCCTCAGGGCCCCCTGAGTGTCGGCAGCCCCCTCTGAGCAGCCAGAGGCCCCGAACTTTGAtgtgccatgacatgatgggcgGGTACCTGGATGACAA GTTCATCCAAGGCTCAGCCACACAGACTCCCTACTCCTTTTATCACTGGCAGTACATCGACATCTTTGTGTACTTCAGCCATCACGTGGTCACCATCCCCCCAGTAGGCTGGACCAACGCTGCCCACAGGCATGGGGTCTGTGTGCTGG GGACTTTCATCACTGAATGGAAAGATGGGGAGCGGCTCTGTGAGGCCTTCCTGGCTGGGGACGAGCGCTCTTACCGCGCGGTGGCCGATCAGCTGGTCCTGATCGCCCAGTTTTTCCGATTTGATGGCTGGCTGATCAACATTGAGAACTCTCTGAGT CTGGCTGCCGTGGGGAATGTGCCCCACTTCCTCCGGTACTTGACCTCTCAGCTGCATCAGCAGGTTCCTGGGGGCCTGGTGCTCTGGTACGACAGCGTGGTGAGCAGCGGGCAGCTCAAATGGCAGGACGAGCTCAACGAGCAGAACAG AGTCTTCTTCGATTCCTGCGACGGTTTCTTCACCAACTATAACTGGCGGGAGGAGCATCTGGAGCGGATGCTGGGGCAGGCCGGGGAGCGCCTGGCGGATGTGTACGTGGGTGTGGACGTGTTCGCCCGCGGGAATGTCGTCGGGGGCCGGTTCGACACCGACAAG TCGCTGGAGCTAATTCGGAAGCATGGGTTCTCGGCGGCCCTGTTTGCGCCTGGCTGGGTGTACGAGTGTTTGGAGAAGGGGGATTTCTTCCGGAACCAGGACAA GTTCTGGAGTTTGCTGGAACGCTACTTGCCCACACACAGCATCTGCTCCTTGCCCTTTGTCACTTCCTTCTGCCTGGGCATGGGGACTCGAAGAGTCTGCTATGGCCAG GAGGAGGCTGTGGGGCCCTGGTACCACCCGAGTGCCCAGGAGATCCAGCCCCTGTTTGGAGAGCACAGGCTGGAAGGGGATGGGCAGGGCTGGGTGAAGACGCACTGCTGTCTGGAGGACGCCTGGAACGGGGGCAGCTCTCTGCTCATCCGGGGGCTGATTCCGCCCAAGGTTGGAAATGTGGCTGTGAG GTTATTCTCCCTGCAGGTCCCAGTGCCACCCAAGATCTTCCTGTCCCTGGTGTACAAGCTGGAAGGGACTTCGGCTGTGGGGGTGGCTTTGGAGCTTACCACAGGGGACGCGGGCAGCTGTCACGTGGGAGGCATCTCGGTGCTGAGCG cagaAACAAGCACAAGGCGAAGTCCCCGACCCCTCCGGGTGCCCCCAACCAAGCTGGCCAAATGGGTAGGCCGCTGTGGCCAGCAGCTCAGCGGGGGCTGGGTCCAGCG ctGCTACGAAGTGAATCTGCGGGGCTGCCTCCTGCAGGACCTCTTCGTTAGTTTCTCCCGGCCTCCAGGCAGCCAGAAGGAGGAGAACTTCATCTGTCGCCTTGGAGAGCTCCAG GTGGTGGATGCCAACAGCCTGCTGACCCCGCTCCCCCAGGTGCAGGCCCTGACGGTCTCGCATGTGCGCTGGCAGCCGGCCGCCTCCGAGTGGGAGGGTGGCCCCGCCAGGCTGCGGCTCAGCTGTACTCTCCACTGGGCCTACCTCCTTCCCCGTGTCCGGTGCTTCCGGATCCACTGCTGCCGAGGATCGGAAGGTGGCTCCCCCAGCAGCGGGCCTTCGGAGCCGGGGAGGCCCAGGCTGCTGGGCCTGGCTTTTGTCAACCGGTATCGGATAGTGGGCCTGGCAGTGGCAGCTGCGGAGCCTGGCCAGGATGGCCGTGTGGAGTTCCTGGTGGAGCCTGTCCCCAAAGAGGGGTTCCCGGTGCCTCGGGCCGAGTGGGGCAGGGTGGCCATGCTCTACTCCATGCCCCGCACGTGA
- the ENGASE gene encoding cytosolic endo-beta-N-acetylglucosaminidase isoform X3, translating to MCHDMMGGYLDDKFIQGSATQTPYSFYHWQYIDIFVYFSHHVVTIPPVGWTNAAHRHGVCVLGTFITEWKDGERLCEAFLAGDERSYRAVADQLVLIAQFFRFDGWLINIENSLSLAAVGNVPHFLRYLTSQLHQQVPGGLVLWYDSVVSSGQLKWQDELNEQNRVFFDSCDGFFTNYNWREEHLERMLGQAGERLADVYVGVDVFARGNVVGGRFDTDKSLELIRKHGFSAALFAPGWVYECLEKGDFFRNQDKFWSLLERYLPTHSICSLPFVTSFCLGMGTRRVCYGQEEAVGPWYHPSAQEIQPLFGEHRLEGDGQGWVKTHCCLEDAWNGGSSLLIRGLIPPKVGNVAVRLFSLQVPVPPKIFLSLVYKLEGTSAVGVALELTTGDAGSCHVGGISVLSAETSTRRSPRPLRVPPTKLAKWVGRCGQQLSGGWVQRCYEVNLRGCLLQDLFVSFSRPPGSQKEENFICRLGELQVVDANSLLTPLPQVQALTVSHVRWQPAASEWEGGPARLRLSCTLHWAYLLPRVRCFRIHCCRGSEGGSPSSGPSEPGRPRLLGLAFVNRYRIVGLAVAAAEPGQDGRVEFLVEPVPKEGFPVPRAEWGRVAMLYSMPRT from the exons AtgtgccatgacatgatgggcgGGTACCTGGATGACAA GTTCATCCAAGGCTCAGCCACACAGACTCCCTACTCCTTTTATCACTGGCAGTACATCGACATCTTTGTGTACTTCAGCCATCACGTGGTCACCATCCCCCCAGTAGGCTGGACCAACGCTGCCCACAGGCATGGGGTCTGTGTGCTGG GGACTTTCATCACTGAATGGAAAGATGGGGAGCGGCTCTGTGAGGCCTTCCTGGCTGGGGACGAGCGCTCTTACCGCGCGGTGGCCGATCAGCTGGTCCTGATCGCCCAGTTTTTCCGATTTGATGGCTGGCTGATCAACATTGAGAACTCTCTGAGT CTGGCTGCCGTGGGGAATGTGCCCCACTTCCTCCGGTACTTGACCTCTCAGCTGCATCAGCAGGTTCCTGGGGGCCTGGTGCTCTGGTACGACAGCGTGGTGAGCAGCGGGCAGCTCAAATGGCAGGACGAGCTCAACGAGCAGAACAG AGTCTTCTTCGATTCCTGCGACGGTTTCTTCACCAACTATAACTGGCGGGAGGAGCATCTGGAGCGGATGCTGGGGCAGGCCGGGGAGCGCCTGGCGGATGTGTACGTGGGTGTGGACGTGTTCGCCCGCGGGAATGTCGTCGGGGGCCGGTTCGACACCGACAAG TCGCTGGAGCTAATTCGGAAGCATGGGTTCTCGGCGGCCCTGTTTGCGCCTGGCTGGGTGTACGAGTGTTTGGAGAAGGGGGATTTCTTCCGGAACCAGGACAA GTTCTGGAGTTTGCTGGAACGCTACTTGCCCACACACAGCATCTGCTCCTTGCCCTTTGTCACTTCCTTCTGCCTGGGCATGGGGACTCGAAGAGTCTGCTATGGCCAG GAGGAGGCTGTGGGGCCCTGGTACCACCCGAGTGCCCAGGAGATCCAGCCCCTGTTTGGAGAGCACAGGCTGGAAGGGGATGGGCAGGGCTGGGTGAAGACGCACTGCTGTCTGGAGGACGCCTGGAACGGGGGCAGCTCTCTGCTCATCCGGGGGCTGATTCCGCCCAAGGTTGGAAATGTGGCTGTGAG GTTATTCTCCCTGCAGGTCCCAGTGCCACCCAAGATCTTCCTGTCCCTGGTGTACAAGCTGGAAGGGACTTCGGCTGTGGGGGTGGCTTTGGAGCTTACCACAGGGGACGCGGGCAGCTGTCACGTGGGAGGCATCTCGGTGCTGAGCG cagaAACAAGCACAAGGCGAAGTCCCCGACCCCTCCGGGTGCCCCCAACCAAGCTGGCCAAATGGGTAGGCCGCTGTGGCCAGCAGCTCAGCGGGGGCTGGGTCCAGCG ctGCTACGAAGTGAATCTGCGGGGCTGCCTCCTGCAGGACCTCTTCGTTAGTTTCTCCCGGCCTCCAGGCAGCCAGAAGGAGGAGAACTTCATCTGTCGCCTTGGAGAGCTCCAG GTGGTGGATGCCAACAGCCTGCTGACCCCGCTCCCCCAGGTGCAGGCCCTGACGGTCTCGCATGTGCGCTGGCAGCCGGCCGCCTCCGAGTGGGAGGGTGGCCCCGCCAGGCTGCGGCTCAGCTGTACTCTCCACTGGGCCTACCTCCTTCCCCGTGTCCGGTGCTTCCGGATCCACTGCTGCCGAGGATCGGAAGGTGGCTCCCCCAGCAGCGGGCCTTCGGAGCCGGGGAGGCCCAGGCTGCTGGGCCTGGCTTTTGTCAACCGGTATCGGATAGTGGGCCTGGCAGTGGCAGCTGCGGAGCCTGGCCAGGATGGCCGTGTGGAGTTCCTGGTGGAGCCTGTCCCCAAAGAGGGGTTCCCGGTGCCTCGGGCCGAGTGGGGCAGGGTGGCCATGCTCTACTCCATGCCCCGCACGTGA
- the ENGASE gene encoding cytosolic endo-beta-N-acetylglucosaminidase isoform X2 — translation MEAAGTGTRTAARRQERRMRAPTTLEKQRDQRPAGRLTRRRIEEDQEEAVFREVVSFTADPLPVRYYDKDTTRPISFYLSSLEELLAWTPDAEDGFNVASGPPECRQPPLSSQRPRTLMCHDMMGGYLDDKFIQGSATQTPYSFYHWQYIDIFVYFSHHVVTIPPVGWTNAAHRHGVCVLGTFITEWKDGERLCEAFLAGDERSYRAVADQLVLIAQFFRFDGWLINIENSLSLAAVGNVPHFLRYLTSQLHQQVPGGLVLWYDSVVSSGQLKWQDELNEQNRVFFDSCDGFFTNYNWREEHLERMLGQAGERLADVYVGVDVFARGNVVGGRFDTDKSLELIRKHGFSAALFAPGWVYECLEKGDFFRNQDKFWSLLERYLPTHSICSLPFVTSFCLGMGTRRVCYGQEEAVGPWYHPSAQEIQPLFGEHRLEGDGQGWVKTHCCLEDAWNGGSSLLIRGLIPPKVGNVAVRLFSLQVPVPPKIFLSLVYKLEGTSAVGVALELTTGDAGSCHVGGISVLSETSTRRSPRPLRVPPTKLAKWVGRCGQQLSGGWVQRCYEVNLRGCLLQDLFVSFSRPPGSQKEENFICRLGELQVVDANSLLTPLPQVQALTVSHVRWQPAASEWEGGPARLRLSCTLHWAYLLPRVRCFRIHCCRGSEGGSPSSGPSEPGRPRLLGLAFVNRYRIVGLAVAAAEPGQDGRVEFLVEPVPKEGFPVPRAEWGRVAMLYSMPRT, via the exons ATGGAAGCGGCAGGGACAGGGACCCGGACGGCGGCGCGGCGGCAGGAGCGGCGGATGCGGGCGCCCACGACCTTGGAGAAGCAGCGGGATCAGCGGCCGGCAGGGCGGCTGACCCGGAGGAG AATTGAAGAGGATCAAGAAGAAGCAGTCTTTCGAGAAGTGGTCAGTTTTACCGCAGACCCTTTGCCAG TTAGATATTATGACAAGGACACCACCAGACCCATCAGCTTTTACTTGTCTTCCTTGGAGGAACTCTTGGCGTGGACACCCGATGCGGAGGATGGCTTCAATGTGGCCTCAGGGCCCCCTGAGTGTCGGCAGCCCCCTCTGAGCAGCCAGAGGCCCCGAACTTTGAtgtgccatgacatgatgggcgGGTACCTGGATGACAA GTTCATCCAAGGCTCAGCCACACAGACTCCCTACTCCTTTTATCACTGGCAGTACATCGACATCTTTGTGTACTTCAGCCATCACGTGGTCACCATCCCCCCAGTAGGCTGGACCAACGCTGCCCACAGGCATGGGGTCTGTGTGCTGG GGACTTTCATCACTGAATGGAAAGATGGGGAGCGGCTCTGTGAGGCCTTCCTGGCTGGGGACGAGCGCTCTTACCGCGCGGTGGCCGATCAGCTGGTCCTGATCGCCCAGTTTTTCCGATTTGATGGCTGGCTGATCAACATTGAGAACTCTCTGAGT CTGGCTGCCGTGGGGAATGTGCCCCACTTCCTCCGGTACTTGACCTCTCAGCTGCATCAGCAGGTTCCTGGGGGCCTGGTGCTCTGGTACGACAGCGTGGTGAGCAGCGGGCAGCTCAAATGGCAGGACGAGCTCAACGAGCAGAACAG AGTCTTCTTCGATTCCTGCGACGGTTTCTTCACCAACTATAACTGGCGGGAGGAGCATCTGGAGCGGATGCTGGGGCAGGCCGGGGAGCGCCTGGCGGATGTGTACGTGGGTGTGGACGTGTTCGCCCGCGGGAATGTCGTCGGGGGCCGGTTCGACACCGACAAG TCGCTGGAGCTAATTCGGAAGCATGGGTTCTCGGCGGCCCTGTTTGCGCCTGGCTGGGTGTACGAGTGTTTGGAGAAGGGGGATTTCTTCCGGAACCAGGACAA GTTCTGGAGTTTGCTGGAACGCTACTTGCCCACACACAGCATCTGCTCCTTGCCCTTTGTCACTTCCTTCTGCCTGGGCATGGGGACTCGAAGAGTCTGCTATGGCCAG GAGGAGGCTGTGGGGCCCTGGTACCACCCGAGTGCCCAGGAGATCCAGCCCCTGTTTGGAGAGCACAGGCTGGAAGGGGATGGGCAGGGCTGGGTGAAGACGCACTGCTGTCTGGAGGACGCCTGGAACGGGGGCAGCTCTCTGCTCATCCGGGGGCTGATTCCGCCCAAGGTTGGAAATGTGGCTGTGAG GTTATTCTCCCTGCAGGTCCCAGTGCCACCCAAGATCTTCCTGTCCCTGGTGTACAAGCTGGAAGGGACTTCGGCTGTGGGGGTGGCTTTGGAGCTTACCACAGGGGACGCGGGCAGCTGTCACGTGGGAGGCATCTCGGTGCTGAGCG aAACAAGCACAAGGCGAAGTCCCCGACCCCTCCGGGTGCCCCCAACCAAGCTGGCCAAATGGGTAGGCCGCTGTGGCCAGCAGCTCAGCGGGGGCTGGGTCCAGCG ctGCTACGAAGTGAATCTGCGGGGCTGCCTCCTGCAGGACCTCTTCGTTAGTTTCTCCCGGCCTCCAGGCAGCCAGAAGGAGGAGAACTTCATCTGTCGCCTTGGAGAGCTCCAG GTGGTGGATGCCAACAGCCTGCTGACCCCGCTCCCCCAGGTGCAGGCCCTGACGGTCTCGCATGTGCGCTGGCAGCCGGCCGCCTCCGAGTGGGAGGGTGGCCCCGCCAGGCTGCGGCTCAGCTGTACTCTCCACTGGGCCTACCTCCTTCCCCGTGTCCGGTGCTTCCGGATCCACTGCTGCCGAGGATCGGAAGGTGGCTCCCCCAGCAGCGGGCCTTCGGAGCCGGGGAGGCCCAGGCTGCTGGGCCTGGCTTTTGTCAACCGGTATCGGATAGTGGGCCTGGCAGTGGCAGCTGCGGAGCCTGGCCAGGATGGCCGTGTGGAGTTCCTGGTGGAGCCTGTCCCCAAAGAGGGGTTCCCGGTGCCTCGGGCCGAGTGGGGCAGGGTGGCCATGCTCTACTCCATGCCCCGCACGTGA